In a genomic window of Holophagaceae bacterium:
- a CDS encoding prepilin-type N-terminal cleavage/methylation domain-containing protein, producing the protein MRFRGPRGIHRLRAGLGSRLAQRAFTLMELIITCTVLLILASAVIPMANNGIRRQKELELRRDLREMRMAIDAYKLAVDQQRIKPPPPENMGYPESLEALVEGAQATGTLSGKIRFLRRIPVDPFTGRAEWGRRSINDEATSTSWGGGNVFDVYSQAKGSGMNNISYSEW; encoded by the coding sequence ATGCGTTTCCGCGGGCCCAGGGGCATTCACCGGCTGCGGGCTGGCCTCGGGTCCCGGCTTGCCCAGCGCGCCTTCACGCTGATGGAGCTGATCATCACCTGCACGGTGCTGCTGATCCTGGCCTCGGCGGTGATCCCCATGGCCAACAACGGCATTAGGCGCCAGAAAGAGCTGGAATTGCGTCGGGACCTCCGTGAGATGCGCATGGCGATCGACGCCTACAAGCTTGCGGTGGACCAGCAAAGGATCAAGCCGCCGCCCCCGGAGAACATGGGCTATCCCGAATCCCTTGAAGCGCTCGTGGAAGGCGCCCAGGCCACCGGCACACTCAGCGGGAAAATCCGCTTCCTGCGGCGGATCCCCGTGGACCCGTTCACAGGCCGCGCGGAGTGGGGCCGGCGTTCCATCAACGATGAAGCCACCAGCACCAGTTGGGGCGGGGGCAATGTCTTCGATGTCTACAGCCAGGCCAAGGGGTCCGGCATGAACAACATTTCCTATTCGGAATGGTAG
- the smc gene encoding chromosome segregation protein SMC, with the protein MRLVALELNGFKSFADPQKLMFPGGMTAVVGPNGCGKSNITDALAWVLGEQRASLLRGAEMSDVIFSGTSDRRATGMAEVKLSLEMADPALPGATKEIVISRRLYRDQGSEYRVNGRETRLKDVQDLLMDTGMGTRAYSFIQQGQIDLILSTKPKDRRLLLEEAAGITRFKLRRTEAERRLVETKANLERLQDILFELNKQLDSLRRQAVKAKRAAELDQTIKATQRVLLSAKTEEFQLLKSRLAEARDQLERQVSQLTVQVSEKAAEVGAQRLAVDEIQRSLDRGQRAVMALDQRLQFIEQEKGFEESRVAESTGLIERMGSRRQELVQRVTALAAEIAAVQEKEAEAALALAGRETAFSEVEESVVLAGGALRRAEAFLRDLRHQRSEAKAAVQAHHKQKMEVQSQIAQLEGRLESLNHEEAIRAPRLEGLESESIRLGKELEGSTERLEAVEEALRVRRGEARDRQEALRTAAKSLQELEGRLEAAERRSSHISDLLQQASGSAEIKKGLAWLRERGVRIRSLAECIEVDETHRPDLERLLDSWLQAIALDQATMVGTAEAPGQLWMEEAAPSEPLPAPDGCAALRAGVAWKTGAPRMFEALVHRAFRCADADLPGLAFQHPELAFVSPRFTKLPFGPVQLGAAAPAASPLKLQSELERTRRDREDLLTETEAAEEGLKRLQEDHSEATGRLEEMEEDFREGRQRTEALRGQLASANSQLGEIREAVERADALWDQLEQEIKTHQDRLRILEEAPHEAEDAALEAAIHDGEAKVQEAQGALDQRREVRMEAARLRDAAWAERDALQRQVQLQQRGVFDVEAELKRVESDLSESDGKRVEAGSHIQELEAEAQEKLKERQLAGDALAGLQPRLEAEAETLRVQERAAREFQEALENARQLHHENQVAAAQVQGGVDALTKEVELALGLEVPAFMASITEEERAAWELGELVHQTRLNEAQSSRLDLGGVNPLAIQELAEAEERMAFMQQQQGDVNEAIGNLESTIAEINATSEERFREAFEFINARFSEVFRETFGGGSAHLSLDEPKDLLECGIEITAQPPGKSAKALTLLSGGEKALTAISLLFAIFHYKPSPFCVLDEVDAPLDEANVGRFVGLVQKMKADTQFVVITHQKPTMVAADTLYGVTMQEKGISKLVSVQLREAEQLV; encoded by the coding sequence TTGCGTCTAGTCGCCCTCGAATTGAATGGTTTCAAGTCCTTCGCGGATCCCCAGAAACTCATGTTTCCTGGCGGGATGACCGCGGTGGTGGGGCCCAACGGATGCGGCAAATCCAACATCACGGATGCGCTGGCCTGGGTGCTGGGCGAGCAGCGGGCCAGCCTCCTGCGCGGCGCCGAGATGTCCGACGTGATCTTTTCCGGCACTTCGGACCGGCGGGCCACGGGGATGGCCGAGGTGAAACTGTCCCTCGAGATGGCCGATCCGGCGCTGCCCGGAGCCACCAAGGAAATCGTGATTTCCCGCCGCCTCTACCGGGACCAGGGCTCCGAATACCGCGTCAACGGCCGCGAGACGAGGCTGAAGGACGTGCAGGACCTGCTCATGGATACGGGCATGGGGACCCGGGCCTACTCCTTCATCCAGCAGGGGCAGATCGACCTCATCCTTTCCACCAAGCCGAAGGACCGCCGCCTTCTGCTGGAAGAGGCCGCGGGCATCACGCGCTTCAAGCTGCGCCGCACCGAGGCCGAACGGCGCCTCGTGGAAACCAAGGCCAACCTGGAACGCCTGCAGGACATTCTCTTCGAGTTGAACAAGCAGTTGGACAGCCTGCGGCGCCAGGCGGTCAAGGCGAAGCGGGCCGCGGAGCTGGACCAGACCATCAAGGCCACCCAGCGCGTGCTGCTGTCCGCGAAAACCGAGGAATTCCAGCTCCTGAAATCACGGCTGGCCGAGGCCAGGGACCAGTTGGAGCGCCAGGTCTCCCAGCTCACGGTGCAGGTGTCGGAAAAAGCGGCCGAAGTGGGCGCCCAGCGCCTGGCCGTGGATGAAATCCAGCGCAGCCTCGACCGAGGGCAGCGGGCGGTCATGGCCCTGGACCAGCGCCTGCAGTTCATCGAGCAGGAGAAGGGATTTGAAGAGAGCCGCGTGGCCGAATCCACCGGGCTCATCGAGCGCATGGGGTCCCGCCGCCAGGAGCTGGTGCAGCGCGTCACCGCCCTTGCCGCAGAAATCGCGGCGGTGCAGGAAAAGGAGGCCGAAGCCGCCCTCGCCCTGGCGGGACGCGAAACCGCGTTCTCGGAGGTCGAGGAATCCGTGGTGCTGGCGGGCGGGGCGCTGCGGCGCGCCGAAGCCTTCCTGCGCGATCTGCGCCACCAGAGATCCGAAGCCAAGGCCGCGGTCCAGGCCCACCACAAACAGAAAATGGAAGTGCAGAGCCAGATCGCCCAACTGGAAGGCCGGCTGGAAAGCCTCAACCACGAGGAGGCCATCCGGGCGCCGCGGCTGGAAGGTCTGGAGTCGGAATCGATCAGGCTGGGCAAGGAATTGGAAGGCAGCACGGAACGGCTGGAAGCCGTCGAAGAAGCCCTGCGCGTCCGCCGCGGCGAGGCCCGCGACAGGCAGGAGGCCCTCCGGACGGCGGCCAAATCGTTGCAGGAACTCGAAGGCCGGCTCGAAGCCGCCGAACGGCGGTCCAGCCACATCTCGGACTTGCTGCAGCAGGCCAGTGGCTCCGCGGAGATCAAGAAGGGCCTGGCCTGGCTCCGGGAGCGCGGAGTCCGGATCCGCAGCCTCGCCGAGTGCATCGAAGTGGACGAAACGCATCGTCCGGACCTGGAGCGCTTGCTGGATTCCTGGCTCCAGGCCATCGCCCTGGACCAGGCCACGATGGTCGGCACCGCCGAGGCGCCAGGCCAGCTCTGGATGGAAGAGGCAGCGCCCTCCGAACCTTTGCCTGCTCCGGACGGGTGCGCGGCATTGCGGGCGGGTGTCGCCTGGAAAACCGGAGCGCCGCGCATGTTCGAGGCCCTTGTGCATCGCGCCTTCCGTTGCGCAGATGCGGATCTCCCCGGCCTCGCCTTCCAGCATCCGGAACTCGCGTTCGTATCGCCCCGCTTCACGAAATTGCCCTTCGGCCCGGTGCAGCTTGGCGCCGCAGCGCCGGCCGCCTCGCCCCTGAAACTCCAATCCGAACTGGAACGGACCCGGAGGGACCGTGAAGACTTGCTGACAGAAACCGAAGCCGCCGAGGAAGGCCTCAAGCGGTTGCAGGAGGACCATTCAGAAGCCACAGGCCGGCTGGAGGAGATGGAAGAGGATTTCCGGGAAGGACGGCAGCGCACGGAAGCCCTGAGGGGCCAGTTGGCTTCAGCCAACAGCCAGCTCGGCGAGATCAGGGAGGCCGTGGAGCGGGCCGACGCCCTCTGGGACCAGCTTGAGCAGGAGATCAAGACCCACCAGGACCGGCTCCGCATCCTGGAAGAAGCCCCCCACGAGGCCGAAGACGCGGCCCTGGAGGCGGCGATCCACGATGGGGAGGCCAAGGTGCAGGAAGCCCAGGGCGCCCTGGACCAGCGTCGCGAAGTCCGCATGGAGGCGGCGCGCCTGCGCGACGCGGCCTGGGCTGAAAGGGATGCCCTGCAGCGCCAGGTGCAGCTCCAGCAGCGGGGTGTTTTCGACGTGGAAGCGGAATTGAAACGGGTGGAATCGGATCTCTCGGAATCGGACGGGAAGCGGGTCGAAGCCGGCAGCCACATCCAGGAACTCGAGGCCGAGGCCCAGGAGAAATTGAAGGAACGGCAGCTCGCGGGGGATGCGCTGGCTGGGCTGCAGCCGAGGCTGGAGGCCGAAGCCGAGACCCTTCGCGTGCAGGAGCGCGCTGCGAGGGAATTCCAGGAGGCCCTGGAAAACGCCAGGCAACTGCACCATGAGAACCAGGTGGCCGCCGCCCAGGTCCAGGGCGGCGTGGATGCGCTGACGAAGGAAGTGGAACTGGCCTTGGGCCTCGAAGTTCCGGCCTTCATGGCATCCATCACCGAGGAGGAACGGGCCGCCTGGGAGCTGGGAGAACTGGTGCACCAGACCCGGCTGAATGAAGCCCAGAGCAGCCGCCTGGACCTCGGCGGAGTGAATCCCCTGGCCATCCAGGAACTGGCGGAGGCTGAAGAACGCATGGCCTTCATGCAGCAGCAGCAGGGCGATGTCAACGAAGCCATCGGCAACCTGGAATCCACCATCGCGGAGATCAACGCCACCTCTGAGGAACGGTTCCGCGAGGCCTTCGAGTTCATCAACGCCCGCTTTTCGGAAGTGTTCAGGGAAACCTTCGGCGGAGGCAGCGCGCACCTCTCCCTCGACGAGCCCAAGGATCTGCTGGAATGCGGCATCGAAATCACCGCGCAACCTCCGGGCAAGAGCGCCAAGGCCCTCACGCTGCTGAGCGGCGGCGAAAAGGCGTTGACCGCCATCTCCCTGCTCTTCGCGATCTTCCACTACAAGCCCTCGCCATTTTGCGTCCTGGACGAGGTGGACGCGCCCCTGGACGAGGCGAATGTGGGCCGCTTCGTGGGACTGGTGCAGAAGATGAAAGCGGACACGCAGTTCGTCGTCATCACCCACCAGAAACCCACCATGGTGGCCGCGGACACGCTCTATGGCGTGACCATGCAGGAGAAGGGCATCTCGAAGCTCGTCAGCGTGCAGCTGCGCGAAGCGGAACAGCTTGTTTGA
- a CDS encoding ribonuclease HII: MNLLDWDLGNVSHGITWGGVDEAGRGAWAGPVVAACAVLDHRTIQKWRHVLEDVRDSKQLKPARRDALASELKSLLPAYAVTEVDNLGIDRENILEATFMAMRGAVSQVAVKPRILFVDGNQAPKTGLPERLLVDGDATSCAVACASILAKAHRDEIMRGMDDHYEGYGFGRHKGYGTAKHREALRAFGPCAIHRISFAPVISAQVPSEAVRDELRQNLEKCDSVVELHCWVDVHLRPAYGKLKLVWVETLRRRYASLLARLVAGEAGLA; this comes from the coding sequence ATGAATCTCCTGGACTGGGACCTCGGCAATGTGTCGCACGGGATCACCTGGGGCGGCGTCGATGAAGCGGGGCGGGGGGCCTGGGCCGGACCGGTGGTGGCGGCCTGCGCGGTCCTGGACCACCGTACCATCCAGAAATGGCGGCATGTGCTGGAGGATGTGCGGGACAGCAAACAGCTCAAGCCGGCGCGCCGGGACGCCCTGGCTTCCGAGCTGAAGTCCCTGTTGCCCGCCTATGCCGTGACGGAAGTCGACAACCTTGGAATCGACCGGGAAAACATCCTGGAAGCCACGTTCATGGCCATGCGCGGGGCGGTTTCCCAGGTGGCGGTGAAGCCGAGGATCCTGTTCGTGGATGGCAACCAGGCACCGAAAACCGGGCTTCCGGAACGGCTCCTGGTGGACGGCGACGCCACCAGCTGCGCGGTGGCCTGCGCCAGCATCCTGGCCAAGGCCCACCGCGATGAAATCATGCGGGGCATGGATGACCATTACGAAGGCTACGGCTTCGGCCGGCACAAGGGATACGGCACGGCCAAGCACCGCGAAGCCCTAAGGGCATTCGGGCCCTGCGCCATCCATCGGATCAGCTTCGCCCCGGTGATTTCCGCCCAGGTGCCGAGCGAAGCGGTCCGGGACGAGCTGCGGCAGAATCTGGAAAAGTGCGACTCGGTGGTGGAACTGCACTGCTGGGTGGATGTGCATTTGCGGCCCGCCTACGGGAAACTGAAACTGGTCTGGGTTGAGACCCTGAGGCGCCGCTACGCGTCCCTGCTGGCCCGCCTGGTGGCTGGGGAAGCGGGGCTCGCATGA
- a CDS encoding NUDIX domain-containing protein: MNPTRVVLGLLRRDGRWFLQRRDPGNPVLPGCWEFPGGKAGMGESVEAALRRELLEELGWEPASFTPMEGFQAAEHRYPGRIVKLHPFFCEGEARIRTALSWGWFTLDEMRDLRIPEANRSLLEHLCP, from the coding sequence ATGAACCCCACGCGAGTGGTGCTGGGCCTGTTGCGGCGCGACGGGCGGTGGTTCCTCCAGCGGCGGGATCCGGGAAACCCGGTGTTGCCCGGATGTTGGGAGTTTCCCGGCGGGAAGGCCGGGATGGGGGAATCGGTTGAAGCCGCCCTGCGCCGGGAATTGCTCGAAGAATTGGGCTGGGAGCCGGCCTCATTCACTCCCATGGAAGGATTCCAGGCTGCGGAACACCGCTACCCCGGCCGCATCGTGAAGCTCCACCCTTTCTTCTGCGAGGGGGAGGCGAGGATCCGGACGGCCCTTTCGTGGGGCTGGTTCACCCTGGATGAGATGCGGGACCTGCGGATCCCAGAAGCCAACCGGTCGTTGTTGGAACACCTGTGCCCATGA
- a CDS encoding ABC transporter permease, with protein sequence MRRSLASSIRAVASMGGVWFLLQALPRWLPEDPARIAAGEWASESEVAALRHALHLDLPLHQVLANSLDELVHGSLGMSLRFHRPVSELLRSGLSVSLRLAFFSLLLSGLLAWLMAGNSGRAKWVRAAAVASPVYVAGPLLLWAVAQHVRWIPVAGIQGWATWILPCLALAIPLAGHQARILAARLGSLRGSFGLRTWEAAGIPESTQWLRWLVPAVAGPWMTVVGLQLGGLLGGAVLTETIFSLPGLGLQLVGALSARDLPMLQGTVLLGAACYVATQLAVEWVQGFLDPRSR encoded by the coding sequence ATGAGGCGGAGTCTCGCCTCTTCGATCCGCGCCGTAGCATCCATGGGCGGCGTGTGGTTTCTCCTCCAGGCGCTGCCTCGATGGTTGCCGGAGGATCCCGCCCGCATCGCCGCCGGGGAATGGGCCAGCGAATCCGAAGTGGCCGCCCTGCGCCACGCGCTGCACCTGGATCTGCCCCTGCACCAGGTTCTGGCCAATTCCCTGGATGAACTGGTCCACGGATCCTTGGGGATGAGCCTGCGCTTCCACCGCCCCGTTTCGGAATTGCTCCGCAGCGGGCTCTCCGTCAGCCTCCGGCTGGCCTTCTTCAGCCTCCTGCTATCCGGCCTGCTGGCCTGGCTGATGGCGGGGAATTCAGGACGCGCCAAGTGGGTCCGCGCGGCGGCGGTGGCTTCCCCGGTCTACGTCGCCGGTCCGCTGCTGCTCTGGGCCGTGGCCCAGCATGTGCGATGGATTCCCGTGGCGGGGATCCAGGGCTGGGCGACCTGGATCCTGCCTTGCCTCGCCCTGGCGATTCCGCTGGCCGGCCATCAAGCGCGCATTCTCGCGGCCCGCCTCGGATCCTTGCGCGGCAGCTTCGGCCTGCGCACATGGGAGGCCGCGGGGATTCCGGAATCCACCCAGTGGCTGAGATGGCTGGTTCCAGCGGTGGCCGGCCCTTGGATGACCGTGGTGGGGCTCCAGTTGGGAGGGCTTCTGGGCGGCGCGGTGCTCACGGAAACGATTTTCTCGCTTCCCGGCCTCGGCCTGCAATTGGTGGGCGCCCTGTCGGCGCGGGATCTGCCGATGCTGCAAGGCACCGTGTTGTTGGGCGCTGCGTGCTACGTGGCGACCCAGCTGGCGGTGGAGTGGGTCCAGGGGTTCCTGGACCCGAGGTCGCGATGA
- a CDS encoding ABC transporter permease subunit: MNKARYSAAAVLLLGFAFGGNGEVDLFHRLEGPGPAHFLGTDELGRDLFLRWWLGGARALALGLGLTALHLFCGTSAALLAHPSPLLRRALLAVSDTLASIPSLLLCLFLLAFLRPGFGALVLALAVGGWIPYARLSLSQLDALKSDPSLQQARLLGAGRLHLWRSHLLPRLWPVLSAQAAVGIGAVALAEGGLSFLGLGLPPEQASWGSMLAAGRAFLLVSPWQVIWPSLGLLTLLLATEAMRSQGGDVREKTG; this comes from the coding sequence ATGAACAAGGCGCGGTATTCGGCTGCCGCGGTGTTGCTGCTCGGATTCGCGTTCGGCGGCAACGGCGAGGTGGACCTCTTCCATCGTCTGGAGGGGCCCGGCCCGGCGCATTTCCTGGGCACCGACGAATTGGGGCGCGACCTGTTCCTCCGTTGGTGGCTGGGCGGCGCGCGCGCCTTGGCGCTGGGCCTCGGCCTGACCGCGCTCCACCTGTTCTGCGGCACCTCGGCGGCGCTGCTGGCCCATCCTTCGCCGTTGCTCCGCCGGGCCTTGCTGGCCGTGTCGGACACCCTGGCCTCCATACCCTCCTTGCTCCTCTGCCTCTTCCTGCTGGCCTTTCTGAGGCCGGGCTTTGGGGCCCTGGTGCTGGCCCTGGCGGTGGGCGGCTGGATTCCCTACGCGCGGCTTTCCCTTTCCCAACTGGACGCGCTCAAATCGGATCCGAGCCTCCAGCAAGCCAGGTTGTTGGGGGCCGGGCGGCTCCATCTCTGGAGGAGCCATCTGCTGCCGCGGCTCTGGCCCGTGCTTTCGGCCCAGGCCGCCGTGGGGATCGGGGCAGTGGCGCTCGCGGAAGGCGGCCTCAGCTTTCTTGGGCTGGGACTTCCGCCGGAGCAGGCCTCCTGGGGTTCCATGCTGGCTGCGGGCCGGGCCTTCCTGCTGGTGAGTCCATGGCAGGTGATCTGGCCTTCGCTCGGCCTGCTGACCCTGCTGCTGGCCACGGAGGCCATGCGATCCCAAGGAGGCGATGTCCGCGAGAAGACGGGTTGA
- a CDS encoding PD40 domain-containing protein encodes MRRSLIGTLLLAAGVGLFGPWAQAQTKPTGPGTAPKPGPQTEVTVDARQGKLGVGVPNPTLAAGIDGEAVASNFTDVLRRDLEDAGPFALLKDKVPAAVDASTVKPWLDAGAEWVLAMKITKNGDIVTVALQVLDVKATAQGEGKQLRYAFSKNYTGNVSLLRRIAHTLADDLVDRLTGDRGIANTRIVFVRQMAPGIKELFQVDRDGANPIELTRYGSLTLSPTVAPDGRLAYVTYKGGSPEIWGQKKPGGAHERLYPNSASGAQGSCYAPVWSPDGKRLAFTQSDRRGNSDIVVLDVQTGRVRKLTDGGFINTEPSWNPAGTQIAFTSDREGGPQVYLMEEDGSNVRRLTVEGSYNASPAWSPNGAMIAYVSRFEGKFDLFVFKLGEGKAYQVTTGVASSESPAWSPDERRLVFSSNRGGSMQIWTTDLSGNSVKRLTGFSQCQSAKWTRSR; translated from the coding sequence GTGCGCCGATCATTGATAGGGACATTGCTGCTAGCTGCGGGGGTCGGCCTGTTCGGACCCTGGGCCCAGGCCCAGACCAAACCCACGGGGCCGGGAACCGCGCCCAAGCCAGGACCCCAGACCGAGGTGACCGTCGATGCGCGCCAGGGGAAACTCGGCGTGGGCGTTCCCAATCCAACGCTCGCGGCCGGGATCGACGGCGAGGCCGTTGCATCCAATTTCACCGATGTCCTGCGCCGCGATCTGGAGGACGCAGGCCCGTTCGCGTTGTTGAAGGACAAAGTCCCGGCGGCTGTGGATGCTTCCACGGTCAAGCCCTGGCTCGACGCGGGCGCCGAGTGGGTGCTCGCCATGAAGATCACCAAGAACGGCGATATCGTGACGGTGGCGCTGCAGGTGCTCGATGTGAAGGCCACCGCGCAGGGAGAAGGCAAACAGCTCCGCTACGCCTTCAGCAAGAACTACACGGGCAATGTCTCGCTGCTGCGCCGCATCGCCCACACCTTGGCGGATGACCTGGTGGACCGGCTCACGGGCGATCGCGGCATCGCCAACACCAGGATCGTGTTCGTGCGGCAGATGGCGCCTGGCATCAAAGAGCTCTTCCAGGTGGACCGGGACGGCGCGAATCCCATCGAGCTGACCCGTTACGGGAGCCTGACCCTGTCGCCCACCGTGGCGCCGGACGGACGGCTGGCCTATGTCACCTACAAAGGCGGGTCGCCGGAGATCTGGGGCCAGAAGAAGCCCGGCGGCGCCCATGAACGGCTCTATCCGAATTCAGCCTCGGGCGCCCAGGGAAGTTGCTACGCTCCGGTCTGGTCCCCCGACGGGAAGCGGTTGGCCTTCACCCAAAGCGACAGGCGCGGCAACAGCGACATCGTGGTGTTGGACGTGCAGACCGGCCGGGTCCGCAAACTGACCGACGGCGGCTTCATCAACACCGAGCCCAGCTGGAACCCTGCCGGCACCCAGATCGCCTTCACCTCGGACCGCGAAGGAGGTCCCCAGGTCTACCTGATGGAAGAAGACGGCTCCAACGTCCGCCGCCTCACGGTGGAAGGCAGTTATAACGCCAGTCCCGCCTGGAGCCCGAACGGCGCCATGATCGCCTATGTCTCCCGCTTCGAAGGCAAATTCGATCTGTTCGTCTTCAAGCTCGGCGAAGGCAAGGCCTACCAGGTCACCACAGGCGTGGCTTCGAGCGAATCTCCCGCCTGGTCTCCCGATGAGCGCCGCCTAGTTTTTTCCAGCAACCGGGGTGGTAGCATGCAGATCTGGACCACGGACCTTTCGGGCAATTCCGTCAAGCGCCTGACCGGGTTCTCCCAATGCCAAAGCGCCAAATGGACAAGGAGCCGATAG
- a CDS encoding OmpA family protein: MRSVRTLLVLGASLGLVTVLGCKKPEPTPEPPPSTVVKPEPPPAEVKTAPVDTTKPVDMSAAKYAEFQKAASAALKDINFDFDRSDIRDADKPKLQTIASFMKAFGSARITIEGHCDERGTVEYNLALGERRAFAAQNYLSGLGVNRERVGTISYGKEKPKVVGSNEESYFVNRRDEFKLQN; the protein is encoded by the coding sequence ATGCGATCGGTTCGAACTCTTCTTGTCCTTGGCGCATCGCTGGGGCTGGTCACGGTGTTGGGCTGCAAGAAGCCCGAGCCCACTCCTGAACCGCCTCCCTCCACCGTGGTCAAACCCGAACCGCCGCCGGCGGAAGTGAAGACGGCTCCGGTGGACACCACTAAACCCGTGGATATGAGCGCCGCGAAATACGCGGAGTTCCAGAAAGCCGCGAGCGCAGCGCTGAAGGACATCAACTTCGATTTCGACCGCTCGGATATCAGGGACGCGGACAAGCCTAAACTCCAGACCATCGCATCCTTCATGAAGGCTTTCGGGTCGGCCCGCATCACGATCGAGGGCCACTGCGACGAGCGGGGCACCGTGGAGTACAACCTGGCCCTGGGCGAGCGCCGGGCCTTTGCCGCCCAGAACTACCTTTCGGGCCTCGGCGTGAACCGCGAACGCGTGGGCACCATCAGCTACGGCAAGGAAAAACCCAAGGTCGTGGGCTCCAACGAGGAAAGCTACTTCGTCAACCGCCGCGACGAGTTCAAGCTCCAGAACTAA
- a CDS encoding tetratricopeptide repeat protein, whose product MNQRNLALAAIFGGVAFFTGCESEERLKAVERETGELKVEVFKLRQQQEESIRKADGDRKDAGEWRAEDRQFRADLQETLRQLSDATKVINNRMGNISRTAAAAPAAAASAPPTSTPDDEKAFGSAVLDYNRGNYAISAEGLDLFLRTYPNSVRKPDALFFLGMAYYNQKNYEKSQGAFDRILRDHPSSSQFLPAKLKRGQCLLKQGLKPAALRVFKELVDGFPGTPEARTAQQEMTDLGY is encoded by the coding sequence ATGAATCAGCGCAACCTGGCGCTTGCAGCTATCTTCGGAGGCGTGGCCTTTTTCACGGGGTGCGAATCCGAGGAGCGGCTCAAAGCCGTGGAGAGGGAAACCGGCGAATTGAAGGTGGAGGTCTTCAAGCTCCGGCAGCAGCAGGAAGAAAGCATCCGCAAGGCCGATGGCGACCGCAAGGACGCCGGGGAGTGGCGGGCCGAGGACCGGCAGTTCCGCGCGGATCTGCAGGAAACGCTGCGCCAGCTTTCGGATGCGACCAAGGTCATCAACAACCGCATGGGCAACATCAGCCGCACCGCCGCCGCGGCGCCCGCAGCGGCCGCAAGCGCACCGCCGACCAGCACCCCCGATGATGAAAAAGCCTTCGGCAGCGCGGTACTGGACTACAACCGCGGGAACTATGCCATCTCAGCCGAAGGGCTGGATCTCTTCCTGCGCACCTATCCCAACAGCGTGCGGAAGCCCGATGCGCTCTTCTTCCTGGGCATGGCCTACTACAACCAGAAAAACTACGAGAAGTCCCAGGGCGCCTTCGACCGCATCCTGCGGGACCACCCCAGCTCCAGCCAATTCCTCCCGGCCAAGCTCAAACGCGGCCAATGCCTGCTCAAGCAGGGCTTGAAGCCGGCGGCACTCCGGGTCTTCAAAGAACTGGTCGATGGGTTCCCCGGAACGCCTGAGGCCCGCACCGCCCAACAGGAAATGACTGATCTTGGATACTGA
- a CDS encoding A/G-specific adenine glycosylase: MHWPDSPALLAPLGPWFETERRDLPWRDGDLDRPHPDPYAVLVSELMLQQTQVATVIPYFKRWMANFPDAKALSEAREDDIHKLWEGLGYYRRARHLQASAKLIEAGGWPSDFQGLMELPGLGPYTAAAVASIAFGWPEPALDGNAFRVAARILGLEGDPKPHAKDLRSWLRPALEKHGASRITQSLMELGATICAPVPKCGKCPMAARCRAHQADATDRIPPVVQRLKPKESEIWLVAVEAEGRWLLRQPSHQGMLAGLWKWPTVEAAGMTESGLAADPLLAYASTEMQVWPGWTQVYTHRREMVNPVHLRLAHAFEGPDDCRWLTGNELDQIALGKRDQRLRSLIKGTGTTPVQGPAAASLLARIKGDATRAG; the protein is encoded by the coding sequence ATGCATTGGCCTGACTCCCCCGCCCTGCTGGCGCCACTGGGCCCATGGTTTGAAACCGAGCGCCGGGATCTGCCCTGGCGTGACGGCGACCTGGATCGGCCCCATCCAGATCCGTACGCGGTGCTGGTTTCGGAGTTGATGCTGCAACAGACCCAGGTGGCGACCGTCATCCCGTATTTCAAGCGATGGATGGCGAATTTTCCCGATGCCAAAGCCCTGAGCGAAGCGCGCGAAGACGATATCCACAAACTCTGGGAAGGCCTCGGATACTACCGCCGCGCGAGGCATCTGCAGGCCTCGGCGAAGCTGATCGAGGCAGGGGGCTGGCCGTCGGATTTCCAGGGCCTGATGGAGCTCCCGGGCCTGGGGCCCTACACCGCGGCAGCGGTGGCTTCCATCGCCTTCGGATGGCCGGAGCCCGCCCTGGATGGCAATGCCTTCCGCGTAGCGGCGCGGATCCTGGGGCTCGAAGGGGATCCGAAACCCCATGCGAAGGATCTGCGTTCCTGGCTGCGGCCAGCCCTCGAAAAGCATGGCGCCTCGCGCATCACCCAGAGCCTCATGGAGCTGGGCGCCACGATCTGCGCCCCCGTTCCCAAGTGCGGGAAATGCCCCATGGCTGCCCGTTGCCGGGCGCATCAGGCGGATGCCACGGACCGGATTCCGCCGGTGGTTCAACGCCTGAAACCCAAAGAATCGGAAATTTGGCTGGTGGCGGTGGAAGCCGAGGGACGATGGCTGCTGAGGCAACCATCCCATCAAGGCATGTTGGCTGGACTTTGGAAATGGCCGACGGTGGAGGCCGCAGGCATGACGGAATCAGGACTGGCGGCCGATCCCCTGCTTGCTTATGCATCCACCGAAATGCAGGTCTGGCCGGGCTGGACCCAGGTCTACACCCACCGGCGGGAGATGGTGAACCCTGTGCATTTGAGATTGGCGCATGCGTTTGAAGGACCCGATGACTGCCGGTGGCTGACCGGAAATGAATTGGATCAGATCGCGCTCGGCAAGCGGGACCAGCGCCTCCGCAGTCTTATCAAGGGCACTGGAACCACGCCGGTTCAAGGCCCCGCGGCCGCAAGCCTGCTCGCCAGGATCAAAGGCGATGCAACCCGCGCTGGGTGA